A section of the Clostridium sp. TW13 genome encodes:
- the yjeM gene encoding glutamate/gamma-aminobutyrate family transporter YjeM — protein MNEGKSKLTLVPLILMIFTAVFGFANMPRAFYLMGYAAIPWYVISAILFFIPYALMLSEFGAAFKDEKGGIYSWMEKSVGPKFAFVGTFMWYASYVTWMVNICSSIWIPLSNAIFGTDKTSTWHLFGLTSTQFLGVLGVCWITFITIVASKGLEKIKKVTSVAGTAVSLLNLVLLFAGLLILVLNKGQLAQPITGVGSFVDSPNQSYHSLISLVSFMVFAIFAYGGIEVVGGLVDETENPEKTFPKAVTIAAIIISLGYCIGIFVCGFFVNWNSVLSSNTVHMGNVAYVVMKNLGYQLGMALGTSQSVAISMGAWVARYTGLSMFLALTGAFFSLAYSPLKQLIEGTPKEMWPGKMGEITEGIPKNALKIQGIIVAVMVLLVSFGGDAAKEFFGKLVLMTNVAMTIPYMFIAIAFPFFKKKTEIKKPVEIYKSYTVSVIVTVIVVAVVGLANVFTIIEPATNGKIMDTVWMLAGPVVFSIVAIIIYYIYERKNRNKFKK, from the coding sequence ATGAACGAAGGAAAAAGTAAATTAACATTAGTTCCATTGATATTAATGATATTTACAGCTGTTTTTGGATTTGCAAATATGCCAAGAGCATTTTATTTAATGGGATATGCAGCAATTCCATGGTATGTAATATCAGCTATACTATTTTTTATTCCATATGCATTAATGCTTTCAGAATTTGGAGCGGCATTTAAGGATGAAAAAGGTGGAATATATTCTTGGATGGAGAAATCAGTAGGGCCTAAATTTGCATTTGTAGGTACATTTATGTGGTACGCATCTTATGTAACATGGATGGTAAACATCTGTTCATCAATTTGGATACCACTTTCAAATGCAATTTTTGGAACAGATAAAACATCTACTTGGCATTTATTTGGACTAACTTCTACACAATTTTTAGGTGTGTTAGGGGTATGTTGGATTACATTTATTACTATAGTTGCTTCAAAAGGTCTTGAAAAGATTAAAAAGGTGACGTCTGTAGCAGGAACTGCAGTATCATTACTAAATTTAGTTTTATTATTTGCAGGGTTACTGATTTTAGTTTTAAATAAGGGACAATTGGCACAACCAATTACAGGAGTAGGATCTTTTGTAGATTCTCCTAATCAATCATATCACAGTCTTATATCACTAGTATCATTTATGGTTTTTGCTATATTTGCATATGGTGGGATAGAAGTAGTTGGAGGATTGGTTGATGAAACAGAGAATCCAGAGAAAACTTTCCCTAAGGCAGTTACTATTGCAGCTATAATAATTTCTTTAGGATATTGCATTGGAATTTTTGTTTGTGGATTTTTTGTAAACTGGAATTCAGTTTTATCTTCAAACACAGTGCATATGGGAAATGTAGCTTATGTGGTTATGAAAAATCTAGGATATCAACTAGGAATGGCATTAGGAACAAGCCAATCGGTAGCTATTTCTATGGGAGCATGGGTGGCTAGATATACTGGACTTTCAATGTTCTTAGCATTAACAGGAGCATTCTTCTCTTTGGCATATTCTCCTTTAAAGCAATTAATTGAAGGAACTCCAAAAGAGATGTGGCCAGGAAAAATGGGAGAAATTACTGAGGGTATACCAAAGAATGCTTTAAAAATTCAAGGTATAATTGTTGCAGTAATGGTACTATTAGTATCATTTGGTGGAGATGCTGCTAAGGAGTTCTTTGGAAAGTTAGTTTTAATGACTAATGTAGCAATGACTATTCCATACATGTTTATAGCAATTGCATTCCCATTCTTCAAGAAGAAGACTGAAATAAAGAAACCAGTTGAAATATATAAGAGTTACACTGTATCTGTTATAGTAACAGTAATAGTAGTAGCAGTTGTGGGCTTGGCTAACGTATTTACAATTATTGAACCAGCAACAAATGGTAAGATAATGGATACAGTTTGGATGCTTGCAGGACCTGTAGTGTTCTCAATAGTAGCTATTATTATATACTATATTTATGAAAGAAAAAATCGAAATAAATTTAAAAAATAA
- a CDS encoding ferredoxin, translating into MQAMVDKDKCIGCGLCPTICTQVFGMGEDGKAEVMCEGLGEEVQDSAQEARDGCPVDAISIEA; encoded by the coding sequence ATGCAAGCTATGGTTGATAAAGACAAATGTATAGGATGTGGACTATGTCCAACTATATGCACACAAGTATTTGGAATGGGTGAGGATGGAAAAGCAGAAGTTATGTGTGAAGGATTAGGTGAAGAAGTACAAGATTCTGCTCAAGAAGCTAGAGATGGCTGTCCAGTAGATGCAATATCTATAGAAGCATAA
- a CDS encoding SDR family oxidoreductase yields the protein MPEFPKNFMAEHQEKQPGIEAQMKSKPIFIKDGYNKISERLLDKIAIITGGDSGIGRAVAYAYAKQGAKVNIVCHPTERGDAEEVKKGIETEGGVCEIFEGDIKQEEFCTKVVNDVINRFGTVDILVNNSAVQYPQQNITDITAEQLKETFETNIFSFFYFTKAVVPHMKKGSSIINTSSITAFKGSKDLLDYSATKGAISAFTRSLASNLVDKGIRVNSVAPGPIWTPLIVASFQADQNATFGSDNPMKRAGQPVEVAGAYVFLASEDASYITGQTIHVNGGEIING from the coding sequence ATGCCAGAATTTCCAAAGAATTTCATGGCTGAACATCAAGAAAAGCAGCCAGGAATAGAAGCACAAATGAAGTCAAAACCTATATTTATTAAGGATGGATACAATAAAATATCAGAAAGATTATTAGATAAGATAGCTATAATTACAGGTGGTGATAGTGGTATAGGAAGGGCTGTAGCCTATGCTTATGCAAAGCAAGGAGCAAAGGTAAATATAGTTTGCCATCCAACAGAACGTGGTGATGCAGAGGAAGTAAAGAAGGGTATAGAAACTGAAGGTGGAGTATGTGAAATATTCGAAGGGGATATAAAGCAAGAGGAATTTTGTACTAAGGTGGTTAATGATGTTATAAACAGATTTGGAACAGTAGACATATTAGTAAACAATTCAGCAGTGCAATATCCTCAACAAAATATTACTGATATTACAGCAGAGCAATTAAAAGAAACCTTTGAAACAAATATCTTTAGTTTCTTTTATTTTACAAAGGCAGTAGTTCCTCATATGAAGAAAGGCTCTTCTATAATAAATACTTCTTCAATAACTGCATTTAAAGGCAGCAAAGATTTACTTGATTATTCAGCAACTAAAGGAGCTATAAGTGCTTTCACAAGATCTTTAGCATCAAATTTAGTTGATAAGGGCATAAGGGTTAACTCAGTGGCACCAGGTCCAATATGGACACCACTTATTGTAGCATCCTTCCAAGCAGATCAAAATGCAACCTTTGGATCAGATAATCCAATGAAAAGAGCAGGTCAGCCAGTAGAAGTAGCTGGAGCTTATGTGTTCTTAGCATCAGAGGATGCATCATACATAACAGGTCAAACCATTCATGTAAATGGTGGAGAGATAATTAACGGGTAG
- a CDS encoding DUF4865 family protein has protein sequence MIATQYKIILPSDYDMNIIKDRVRNNGYKTDAFEDLKFKLYLTTEKGANGSLQNSYCPLYIWKDSNGLNKFLFEGFYDNIIKSFGWQKVNVGIPLIDTTTHKIRDSKFLFEVTREISPKESLNNLKNEIEKHIPKIKEAEYVVVYSPDKWIYNVFYFIDDLKKVISEEGILYDILHISQEKNLSISS, from the coding sequence ATGATAGCAACACAATATAAAATTATATTACCTAGTGATTATGACATGAACATAATAAAGGATAGAGTGAGAAATAACGGATATAAAACAGATGCATTTGAAGACTTAAAATTTAAACTATACCTAACTACAGAAAAGGGAGCAAACGGAAGCTTACAAAATAGCTATTGCCCTTTATATATCTGGAAGGATAGTAACGGCTTAAATAAGTTCTTGTTTGAAGGATTTTATGACAATATAATAAAATCTTTTGGATGGCAAAAAGTAAATGTGGGGATTCCACTAATTGACACAACCACACATAAAATTAGAGACAGTAAATTCTTATTTGAAGTAACAAGAGAAATATCTCCTAAAGAAAGCCTTAATAACTTAAAAAATGAGATAGAAAAGCATATTCCTAAAATTAAAGAAGCAGAATATGTGGTTGTGTATAGTCCGGATAAATGGATATATAATGTATTCTATTTTATAGATGATTTGAAAAAGGTAATATCAGAAGAAGGAATTCTTTATGATATACTTCATATATCACAGGAAAAAAATTTATCTATATCTTCTTAA
- a CDS encoding ferredoxin hydrogenase → MKKIVINGVQIETDENISVLQLARKNNIDIPALCFLEECNGVTKCAVCVVEIEQEGKTKLSTSCTTMVEDGMVVTTNSEKVQEMVKKRISSLLDKHEFKCGACKRRENCEFLKLVIKTKAKATTPFVVEDKTPYIDDRSKSLVFDRTKCVECGRCIDACKKKTGTCTLEFTKQDGKRIVAAKDMQCVDDTNCLLCGQCINACPVDALSEKLHIDRVKTALADPEKHVIVAMAPSVRAALGELFNMGYGVDVTGKIYTALRQLGFNKVFDINFGADMTIMEEATELIQRIKANGPFPMFTSCCPGWVRQTENYFPELLGNLSSAKSPQQIFGAASKTYYPEIEKIDPKNVFTVTIMPCTSKKFEADRPEFEVNGLREIDAVITTRELAKMIKDAKIPFAKLEDSQADPAMGEYSGAGVIFGATGGVMEAALRTAKDFVENADLEDIEYTAVRGLEGIKEATVNIGGNDYNIAVVNGSINLFEFMKSEKMKEKQYHFIEVMACIGGCVNGGGQPHVSSVERDKVDIKTVRASVLYNQDKNSTLAKRKSHKNTALLKMYETYMGKPGEGLAHKLLHHKYTK, encoded by the coding sequence ATGAAGAAGATCGTAATAAACGGGGTACAAATCGAAACTGATGAAAACATATCTGTTCTACAATTAGCAAGAAAGAACAACATTGATATACCAGCTCTTTGCTTCTTAGAAGAATGTAATGGTGTAACAAAGTGTGCAGTATGTGTTGTAGAAATAGAACAAGAAGGTAAGACTAAGCTATCAACATCATGTACAACAATGGTTGAAGATGGAATGGTTGTTACAACTAATTCAGAAAAAGTTCAAGAGATGGTTAAGAAGAGAATATCTTCATTACTTGATAAGCATGAATTTAAATGTGGAGCTTGTAAGAGAAGAGAAAATTGTGAGTTCTTAAAGCTTGTAATAAAGACAAAAGCTAAAGCAACAACTCCATTTGTTGTAGAAGATAAAACTCCATACATAGATGATAGAAGTAAGTCTTTAGTGTTTGACAGAACTAAGTGTGTTGAATGTGGAAGATGTATTGATGCATGTAAAAAGAAGACAGGCACTTGTACTTTAGAATTTACAAAGCAAGATGGAAAGAGAATAGTTGCAGCTAAGGATATGCAATGTGTAGATGATACAAATTGTTTATTATGTGGACAATGTATAAATGCATGTCCAGTAGATGCCTTATCAGAAAAATTACACATTGATAGGGTTAAGACAGCTTTAGCAGACCCAGAAAAGCATGTAATAGTAGCTATGGCACCATCTGTAAGAGCAGCTCTTGGTGAATTATTCAATATGGGATATGGTGTAGATGTAACTGGTAAGATATATACTGCATTAAGACAATTAGGATTCAATAAGGTTTTTGATATAAACTTTGGAGCTGATATGACAATAATGGAAGAGGCTACAGAACTTATTCAAAGAATTAAAGCTAATGGACCTTTCCCAATGTTTACATCTTGTTGTCCAGGTTGGGTGAGACAAACAGAAAATTACTTTCCAGAATTATTAGGAAACTTATCTTCTGCTAAGTCACCACAACAAATATTTGGAGCAGCAAGTAAGACATACTACCCAGAAATAGAAAAGATAGATCCTAAGAATGTATTTACTGTTACTATAATGCCTTGTACTTCAAAGAAATTCGAAGCAGATAGACCTGAATTTGAAGTAAATGGGTTAAGAGAAATAGATGCAGTAATAACAACAAGAGAATTAGCTAAGATGATAAAAGATGCTAAGATTCCATTTGCTAAGCTTGAAGATAGTCAAGCAGATCCAGCTATGGGAGAATACTCAGGAGCAGGAGTTATATTCGGAGCTACTGGTGGAGTAATGGAAGCAGCTTTAAGAACAGCTAAAGATTTTGTAGAAAATGCAGATCTTGAAGATATAGAATATACAGCAGTTAGAGGTCTTGAAGGAATAAAAGAAGCTACTGTTAATATAGGTGGCAATGATTATAACATAGCTGTAGTAAATGGTTCAATAAACTTATTTGAGTTTATGAAATCAGAAAAAATGAAAGAAAAACAATATCACTTTATAGAAGTTATGGCTTGTATAGGTGGTTGTGTTAACGGTGGTGGACAACCTCACGTAAGTTCTGTAGAAAGAGATAAGGTTGACATCAAGACAGTAAGAGCTTCAGTTCTATACAACCAAGATAAGAATAGCACTTTAGCGAAGAGAAAATCTCATAAGAATACAGCTTTATTAAAGATGTATGAAACATATATGGGAAAACCAGGTGAAGGATTAGCTCATAAGCTTTTACATCACAAATATACAAAATAG
- a CDS encoding LysR family transcriptional regulator: protein MEINDLKIFQTVAYEKSISKAALKLGYAQSNITMRIKLLENTLNSTLFIRNNKGTTITDDGEKLLKYADKILQLFDEINDEFLSDFAPTTITIGATQTISASILPKLFSLFYAKNPKVSLTLKTEKQDILLDMLMMGELDGAFISGEFSDLKLRKVFAFNEELALISSSPIDDINNLTLPIIINSDINCPYRNLLKEWFIYNNTKPTSVIEFDSLESIISGISEDLGISLLPKSVLSKTNNFFIYYLKDNFKQAEVKFLISRNRKIDTLLKSFINISSDYVFNSH, encoded by the coding sequence ATGGAGATTAACGATTTAAAAATATTTCAAACAGTTGCCTATGAAAAATCTATATCAAAGGCTGCTCTAAAGCTTGGTTATGCCCAGTCAAACATAACCATGCGAATTAAATTACTTGAAAATACATTAAACTCAACTTTATTTATAAGAAACAATAAGGGTACTACAATTACAGATGATGGCGAAAAATTACTTAAATATGCAGATAAAATTCTTCAGTTATTTGATGAAATTAATGATGAGTTTCTTTCTGATTTTGCCCCAACTACTATTACAATAGGGGCCACTCAGACTATTTCTGCATCTATTTTACCTAAATTATTTTCTTTATTTTATGCTAAAAATCCAAAAGTTTCTTTGACGCTAAAAACAGAAAAACAAGATATTCTTCTTGATATGCTTATGATGGGTGAATTAGATGGTGCTTTTATATCTGGTGAGTTTTCAGATTTAAAACTTAGAAAGGTATTTGCTTTTAATGAAGAGTTGGCACTGATATCTTCTAGCCCCATTGATGATATTAATAATTTAACACTTCCTATAATAATAAATTCAGATATTAACTGTCCTTACAGAAATCTTTTAAAAGAATGGTTCATCTATAACAATACCAAACCCACTTCTGTTATTGAATTTGATTCTTTAGAATCCATTATTAGTGGTATTTCTGAAGATCTAGGGATTTCACTTTTGCCAAAAAGCGTTTTATCTAAAACTAATAATTTTTTTATTTATTATTTAAAAGATAACTTCAAACAAGCAGAGGTTAAATTTCTAATTAGCAGAAATAGAAAAATAGATACCTTACTTAAAAGCTTTATTAATATATCAAGTGATTATGTTTTTAATTCTCATTAA
- a CDS encoding ferritin family protein: MKNQKKLVIETNEKIKLIKSQQGELDAVILYKKLSAVIKETEYKEIFLKIAADEGKHAGILRSYTQENLKPKGGKAAFIIIMYKVLGLKFTLRILSKGEIKAANEYAFLVNKFHKINEIMKDEQRHGELMRNMYM; the protein is encoded by the coding sequence TTGAAAAATCAAAAGAAATTAGTAATAGAAACAAATGAAAAGATAAAGTTAATAAAATCACAGCAAGGGGAACTAGATGCGGTGATACTATATAAAAAATTATCAGCAGTTATTAAGGAAACAGAGTATAAGGAAATTTTTTTAAAAATAGCTGCAGATGAAGGAAAGCATGCAGGTATCTTAAGGTCGTATACACAAGAAAATCTAAAACCTAAGGGAGGAAAGGCTGCATTTATTATCATTATGTATAAGGTATTGGGATTGAAGTTTACTTTGAGAATATTATCTAAGGGAGAAATTAAGGCAGCAAATGAATATGCTTTTCTTGTAAACAAGTTCCATAAGATTAATGAAATTATGAAAGATGAACAAAGACATGGAGAACTTATGAGAAATATGTATATGTAA